A region from the Polaribacter sp. Hel1_33_78 genome encodes:
- a CDS encoding YchJ family protein produces the protein MNCPCNPNRLYKDCCQKAHKNIKKVISAEQLMRSRYSAFVLADIKYLNKSHHSSTRPSKKEYKELELWARSVRWVKLEILNSKEYFVEFKATFIENGSFDIIQENSVFCKENNYWVYLNAK, from the coding sequence ATGAATTGTCCCTGTAATCCAAATCGATTGTACAAAGATTGTTGCCAGAAAGCTCACAAAAACATAAAAAAAGTTATTTCTGCAGAACAATTAATGCGTTCTAGATATAGTGCTTTCGTCTTGGCGGATATAAAATATTTAAATAAAAGTCATCATAGCTCAACACGTCCTTCGAAAAAAGAATACAAAGAATTAGAACTATGGGCAAGGTCTGTGAGATGGGTTAAATTAGAAATACTAAATTCTAAAGAATACTTTGTTGAATTTAAAGCAACCTTTATAGAGAATGGAAGTTTTGATATTATTCAAGAAAACTCTGTTTTTTGTAAAGAAAATAATTATTGGGTATATCTAAATGCTAAATAA
- the mnmE gene encoding tRNA uridine-5-carboxymethylaminomethyl(34) synthesis GTPase MnmE, with protein MIQQDTIIALATPAGVGAISIIRLSGEKAIDIVDVNFRAINKSKLLKDQKSHTILLGHIINKDTILDEVLVSVFKNPRSYTGENVVEISCHGSSFIQQEIIQLFLQNGCRMADNGEFTMRAFLNGKMDLSQAEAVADVISSNSAASHQMAIQQMRGGITNELKELRTQLLNFAALIELELDFAGEDVEFADRTKFKELVSKITFVLKRLIDSFSFGNAMKNGIPVAIIGEPNVGKSTLLNALLNEEKAIVSDIAGTTRDAIEDELIIDGVAFRFIDTAGIRETEDVIESIGIKKAYEKAENAQLIIFLIDSNKFAYSSEDFLHEIKIIKDRFPNKRLLVIANKVDTLSCYDSSILQSEIENLILLSAKNKTGIDGLKQELTSLVNIGALSNNETIVTNSRHFEALNNALIAITSVQQGIDIEISTDLFSIDIRECLRHLGNITGEYDVDKDILGHIFSNFCIGK; from the coding sequence ATGATTCAACAAGATACTATTATAGCTTTAGCAACTCCTGCTGGAGTTGGTGCAATTTCTATAATTAGACTTTCTGGTGAAAAAGCTATTGATATTGTTGACGTCAATTTTAGAGCTATAAATAAATCTAAGCTTTTAAAAGATCAAAAATCTCATACTATTCTTTTAGGTCATATTATAAATAAAGATACGATTTTAGATGAAGTTTTAGTGTCTGTTTTTAAAAACCCTCGTTCTTATACTGGAGAAAATGTAGTTGAAATTTCTTGTCATGGTTCTAGTTTTATTCAGCAAGAAATTATCCAGTTATTCCTTCAAAACGGTTGTAGAATGGCTGATAATGGTGAGTTTACAATGCGAGCTTTTTTAAATGGGAAGATGGATTTGTCTCAAGCTGAAGCTGTTGCAGATGTGATTTCATCTAATTCTGCTGCGAGTCATCAAATGGCAATTCAGCAAATGCGTGGAGGAATTACGAATGAACTAAAAGAATTACGTACTCAATTATTAAATTTTGCAGCTTTAATAGAACTTGAATTAGATTTTGCTGGTGAAGATGTTGAATTTGCTGATAGAACTAAGTTTAAAGAACTAGTTTCAAAAATCACATTTGTTTTAAAACGTTTAATTGATTCTTTTTCTTTTGGAAATGCTATGAAAAATGGAATTCCTGTTGCCATTATAGGCGAGCCAAATGTGGGGAAATCTACACTTTTAAACGCACTTTTAAATGAAGAAAAAGCGATTGTTTCTGATATTGCCGGCACTACTAGAGATGCTATTGAAGATGAATTAATTATTGATGGTGTTGCTTTTCGTTTTATTGATACCGCAGGAATTAGAGAAACTGAAGATGTTATTGAAAGCATCGGGATTAAAAAAGCATATGAAAAAGCAGAAAATGCTCAGTTGATTATTTTCTTGATTGATTCGAATAAATTTGCTTATTCAAGTGAAGATTTTTTACATGAAATTAAAATAATCAAAGATCGATTTCCAAACAAGAGATTACTTGTAATTGCGAATAAAGTTGATACTTTGTCATGTTACGACTCTTCTATATTACAATCAGAAATTGAAAACTTAATTCTTTTATCAGCAAAAAATAAAACAGGAATAGATGGTTTAAAACAAGAATTGACTTCTCTTGTTAATATTGGAGCTTTAAGTAATAATGAAACTATTGTAACCAATTCTCGTCATTTTGAAGCTCTAAATAATGCATTAATTGCTATTACCTCTGTACAACAAGGAATTGATATAGAAATATCAACCGATTTATTTTCAATTGATATTAGAGAGTGTTTGCGTCATTTGGGTAACATTACGGGAGAATATGATGTTGACAAAGATATTCTTGGACATATTTTTAGTAATTTTTGTATTGGTAAATAA
- a CDS encoding DUF4870 domain-containing protein: MKENKQLLVLTHLSQLLDFVTGIGGFIVPLVLWLTKKDEIIGMNLHGKSIINFRISIFIYILLCIPLILLLGLGIIGIIAVVVFSFIFPIINAIKASNNEAPYYPFSITFIQ, encoded by the coding sequence ATGAAAGAAAATAAACAACTTTTAGTACTAACACATTTAAGTCAATTATTAGATTTTGTAACAGGAATTGGAGGCTTTATAGTGCCTTTAGTTTTATGGCTCACAAAAAAAGACGAAATAATAGGAATGAACTTGCATGGAAAATCAATTATAAATTTTAGAATTTCTATTTTTATTTATATTTTATTGTGTATTCCACTAATATTATTATTAGGTTTAGGAATTATAGGAATCATAGCAGTTGTTGTATTCTCTTTTATTTTCCCGATTATTAATGCAATTAAAGCAAGTAATAATGAAGCACCCTATTATCCTTTTAGTATTACTTTTATTCAATAG
- a CDS encoding DUF4268 domain-containing protein, translating into MFSKEEAALLRKEFWTSFGKSFPRKWLLYNTKIKGFSFKFVADRKKAMVSLDIEHPEEIANELLYDQMISLKVLLEAEMPEVIFDNSYELESRKIIHRIYVPFDGKFSIHNKNTWRDCYEFFVETMPKFELFFYEYEDFIKQAT; encoded by the coding sequence ATGTTCTCTAAAGAAGAAGCTGCATTATTGCGTAAAGAATTCTGGACAAGTTTTGGAAAGTCTTTTCCAAGGAAATGGTTGTTATATAACACTAAAATTAAGGGCTTCTCTTTTAAATTTGTTGCTGATAGAAAGAAAGCAATGGTTAGCTTAGATATTGAACACCCAGAAGAAATTGCGAATGAATTGTTGTATGATCAAATGATTTCTTTAAAAGTTTTGTTAGAAGCTGAAATGCCTGAAGTTATTTTTGATAATTCTTATGAGCTAGAAAGTAGAAAAATAATTCATAGAATTTATGTTCCTTTTGATGGAAAATTTAGCATTCATAATAAAAATACTTGGAGAGATTGCTATGAGTTTTTTGTAGAAACAATGCCTAAATTTGAACTCTTTTTCTATGAATATGAAGATTTTATTAAACAAGCTACCTAA
- a CDS encoding tRNA-(ms[2]io[6]A)-hydroxylase, with product MLGLQFETETSWATIAKDNLQQILTDHAFLEQKAASNAVSIIINYSEETELVKEMSNIAIEEMQHFKMVHLLMVKRGMVLGREQKNDYAIRLQKFFTKTKDRTNALVQRLLIAALIEARSCERFKVFSENMEDQELAKFYNNLMISEASHYTTFLQFARKYQDREIVDAKWSALVNFEADMMKERGRLAKIHG from the coding sequence ATGTTAGGATTACAATTTGAGACAGAAACTTCTTGGGCAACAATAGCCAAAGATAACTTACAACAGATATTAACAGACCACGCTTTTTTAGAACAAAAAGCTGCTTCAAACGCGGTTTCTATTATTATTAATTATTCTGAAGAAACTGAATTAGTAAAAGAAATGAGCAACATTGCCATTGAAGAAATGCAACATTTTAAAATGGTACATTTATTAATGGTAAAACGTGGAATGGTTTTAGGGAGAGAACAAAAGAATGATTATGCCATTAGATTACAAAAATTTTTTACTAAAACAAAAGATCGAACGAATGCTCTAGTGCAGCGGTTACTAATTGCTGCTTTAATTGAAGCAAGGAGTTGTGAACGTTTTAAAGTATTTTCTGAAAACATGGAAGATCAAGAATTGGCTAAATTCTATAACAACCTAATGATTTCTGAAGCGAGCCATTACACTACTTTTTTACAATTTGCTCGTAAATATCAAGACAGAGAAATTGTTGACGCAAAATGGAGTGCATTGGTTAACTTTGAAGCAGATATGATGAAAGAGCGAGGAAGATTAGCTAAAATTCACGGATAA
- a CDS encoding SulP family inorganic anion transporter → MKKQSIFKTFISEIPQNLFAGFVVSLIALPLGLGLALASGAPPISGIIAAIVGGTVVSLIGGSNVTITGPGNGLVVVILAAITTLGNGDMHQGFLYTLAAIVISGIIMIILGFLRMGSLGDFFPSSAIQGMLAAIGIGIFAKQIHVMLGNTATKGSIIELLIQLPEGIINLINTENSSMFYAGLVGIVSLLIMIFYGKIRNRYFQLVPAPMWIVVLCVGMYYYFDVFSSSDYPIHKSLLISLPNDILSNFAFPDFSKVYELSFINAVIGITLIASIESLLSIKAVDKLDPLKRRSNVNKDIRALGLATVISGFLGGLNVVTVIARSSVNVNNNGSNRSANFFHAGFLLAFILLFATELRKIPLPALAAILVFTGYKLASPENIRKVFKVGKEQLIIFLVTLFTTIATSLITGILVGILITLIIHIIINKKASLFFKNILKPNVLMFKEDQKYYVSVKHFSSFLNYTKLKSKLNQIPETEEAIIDFSMCDFVDDSVMENMNNFAETFARKGGHFEVIGLDDSKPASDHPFALRKIIPKQIQKINKVLTKRQKSIEKISLEMHWKYDAFSEQEMKELPTFGYFKNRRINKVSNVLSNGDCTIFDVQFSEGEMIAKQVIKSTMLHIHTKKDIPFFTLDKEGIFEYIMDFAGYKDIDIDDHPDFSKRFYLSGKNQKKIRIFFTDELILFFESNKQYHIEASENGLLIIGNERFSSVKEMKALAYFGIGLQKII, encoded by the coding sequence ATGAAAAAACAAAGTATATTTAAAACATTTATATCTGAAATTCCACAGAATCTATTTGCTGGTTTTGTAGTTTCTTTAATTGCACTACCCTTGGGTTTAGGTTTGGCTTTGGCATCTGGTGCTCCTCCTATTTCTGGAATCATTGCTGCCATTGTTGGTGGAACAGTAGTTTCTTTAATTGGTGGTTCTAATGTGACAATTACAGGTCCAGGTAATGGTTTAGTAGTCGTAATATTAGCGGCTATAACAACACTTGGGAATGGAGATATGCACCAAGGCTTTTTATACACTTTGGCTGCCATTGTAATTTCTGGAATAATAATGATTATTTTAGGTTTTTTAAGAATGGGGTCTTTAGGTGATTTCTTTCCATCCTCAGCAATTCAAGGAATGTTGGCTGCCATCGGTATTGGTATATTCGCAAAACAGATACATGTAATGTTGGGCAATACTGCTACAAAGGGTAGTATTATTGAGTTACTTATTCAGCTCCCTGAGGGAATAATAAATCTTATCAATACTGAAAACTCTAGCATGTTTTATGCTGGTTTAGTGGGAATTGTGAGCTTACTGATTATGATATTTTATGGAAAAATTAGAAATAGATATTTTCAATTAGTTCCTGCTCCTATGTGGATTGTAGTTTTATGTGTGGGTATGTACTATTATTTTGATGTTTTTTCAAGCTCAGATTATCCGATTCATAAAAGCTTATTAATTAGTTTACCGAATGATATTTTATCAAATTTTGCTTTTCCAGATTTTAGTAAAGTGTACGAGCTTAGCTTTATAAATGCTGTAATTGGAATTACATTAATTGCTAGTATAGAAAGTTTACTCAGTATTAAAGCTGTTGATAAATTAGATCCTTTAAAAAGACGTTCTAATGTAAACAAAGATATTAGAGCTTTAGGATTGGCTACTGTCATTAGTGGCTTTTTAGGAGGTTTAAATGTTGTAACTGTAATTGCGAGAAGTTCTGTAAATGTAAATAATAACGGTTCTAACAGATCTGCTAACTTTTTTCATGCAGGCTTTTTGTTGGCTTTTATTTTATTATTTGCAACGGAATTACGCAAAATACCATTGCCCGCTTTAGCTGCAATTTTGGTTTTTACAGGGTATAAACTAGCTTCCCCAGAAAACATTAGAAAGGTTTTTAAAGTTGGTAAAGAACAATTAATTATTTTTTTAGTAACGCTGTTCACAACAATTGCAACGAGTCTAATTACAGGTATTTTAGTAGGAATTTTGATTACTTTAATCATTCATATTATCATCAACAAAAAAGCAAGTTTATTCTTTAAAAACATTTTAAAACCAAATGTATTAATGTTTAAAGAAGATCAAAAATATTATGTAAGTGTGAAACATTTTTCTAGCTTCCTAAACTATACCAAACTAAAATCGAAATTAAATCAAATTCCAGAAACAGAAGAAGCAATTATCGATTTTTCTATGTGTGATTTTGTGGATGATTCCGTAATGGAAAACATGAACAATTTCGCAGAAACCTTTGCCCGAAAAGGAGGTCATTTTGAAGTAATTGGTTTAGATGACTCTAAACCTGCAAGTGATCATCCATTTGCTTTGCGCAAAATTATCCCTAAACAAATACAGAAAATAAATAAAGTTTTAACGAAAAGGCAAAAATCAATAGAAAAAATTAGTTTAGAAATGCATTGGAAATACGATGCTTTTTCTGAGCAAGAAATGAAAGAATTACCCACTTTTGGATATTTTAAAAATAGAAGGATAAACAAAGTTTCTAACGTACTTTCTAACGGGGACTGCACTATTTTCGATGTACAATTTTCCGAAGGTGAAATGATTGCCAAACAAGTAATTAAGTCTACAATGCTGCATATTCACACAAAAAAAGACATTCCTTTTTTTACTTTGGATAAGGAAGGTATTTTTGAATATATTATGGACTTTGCTGGTTATAAAGATATTGATATCGATGACCATCCAGATTTTAGCAAACGATTTTATTTATCTGGGAAAAATCAAAAAAAAATAAGAATCTTTTTTACTGATGAATTAATTTTGTTCTTTGAAAGTAATAAACAATATCATATTGAAGCTTCAGAAAACGGACTCTTAATTATCGGAAATGAACGTTTTTCTAGTGTAAAAGAAATGAAAGCTCTAGCCTATTTTGGAATTGGGCTGCAAAAAATAATTTAA
- a CDS encoding universal stress protein, with protein MQKIDKILIGVAFSPNLKPNIFEAVRLANMFDAELVGVHVGKKTDKKITDLNALLEEADSLNKNFKVIWQEGKPVDVILQTSSNENIDLLILGALQRENLFKYYVGSIARKITRKAPCSVLLLIKPSVERVSCKHIVVNGLSDNRTEETIKTSFFITKKLNCKKITIVEEIKQEELHVKVNDDISLRRATIAKERIKTREDRRVKSILKDIDCSNLSVKTQSIFGKRGYSIGHYAKLKRADLLVMNAPSKLSVLDRIFPHDIEYILSELPTDVLIVK; from the coding sequence TTGCAAAAGATAGACAAAATACTTATTGGTGTTGCTTTTTCTCCAAACTTAAAACCAAACATTTTTGAAGCGGTAAGATTAGCTAATATGTTTGATGCTGAATTAGTAGGAGTGCATGTAGGCAAAAAAACTGACAAAAAAATTACTGATTTAAATGCTCTTTTAGAAGAAGCAGACTCTTTAAATAAAAATTTTAAAGTAATCTGGCAAGAAGGAAAACCAGTAGATGTAATTTTACAAACATCTTCTAACGAAAATATTGATTTACTAATTCTTGGAGCCCTTCAAAGAGAAAATTTATTTAAATATTATGTAGGTTCTATTGCTAGAAAGATTACGAGAAAAGCACCTTGCTCTGTTCTTTTACTAATAAAACCATCGGTTGAAAGAGTTTCCTGTAAACACATAGTAGTTAATGGTTTAAGCGACAATAGAACAGAAGAAACTATTAAAACTTCTTTTTTTATAACCAAAAAATTAAATTGTAAAAAAATTACCATCGTTGAGGAAATTAAACAAGAAGAGTTACACGTGAAAGTTAATGATGATATTTCTTTAAGAAGAGCCACTATTGCTAAGGAACGAATTAAAACAAGAGAAGATAGACGTGTAAAAAGTATTTTAAAGGATATAGATTGTTCTAATCTATCTGTAAAGACTCAAAGTATCTTTGGTAAAAGAGGTTATTCTATTGGTCATTATGCGAAACTTAAAAGAGCTGATTTATTAGTGATGAATGCTCCTTCTAAATTAAGTGTATTAGACAGAATTTTCCCTCATGATATTGAATATATTTTATCAGAATTACCCACAGATGTTTTAATTGTAAAATAA
- a CDS encoding sodium:proton antiporter, protein MLELAGIIILGILAQWFAWKFKIPAILPLILIGLLVGPIAAAYLSEDGSKWIEPIWNGEKGLFPGDNLYYFVSLSISIILFEGGLTLKRNEIINVGPVITKLITLGSAITFFGAGIVAHFIFGLGWDLSFLFSGLIIVTGPTVITPILRNIPLKKDISTVLKWEGILIDPIGALVAVLVFEFISVGGGGGFTKTALMEFGKILLFGTSFGFTFAHALAYVINKKLIPHYLLNVVSLSTVLLVFVESEVFAHESGLLAVVVMGMVLGNGKLKNIKELLYFKESLSVLLISMLFILLSANINIEDLMLLYTWKTVLLFAIVVFVIRPLAVFASTYKSNLEFKEKLFISWVGPRGIVAAGIASLFGSKLLKEGVEGAEYITPLVFMIVLGTVLLNATTARLFAKMIGVFLKSSESILIVGASSPSRLIARFLRDKGKRVVLIDANKNFIEEALNDGLEAFNVNVYQDNLTDNIELNDVGYLIAITGSDAVNKQALTNFSKIFGEHGSYKIASSVETKNATIEERKNFFTPNDDFINLCEAYRENPIINEVKIISEKEYYKTLDLLALEEKSIPLFIEKDKGLYLVPEFQKTTEERKELVLSYLGKKLVT, encoded by the coding sequence ATGTTAGAGTTAGCAGGAATTATAATTTTAGGAATATTGGCTCAATGGTTTGCTTGGAAGTTTAAAATCCCAGCAATTTTGCCTTTAATATTAATAGGTTTATTAGTAGGACCAATCGCTGCAGCATATTTAAGTGAAGATGGTTCTAAATGGATAGAACCCATTTGGAATGGTGAAAAAGGATTATTCCCTGGAGATAATCTATATTATTTTGTATCTCTCTCGATAAGTATTATCCTTTTTGAAGGTGGACTTACGCTTAAAAGGAATGAAATTATAAATGTAGGCCCTGTAATCACAAAGCTTATCACTTTAGGTTCTGCAATTACATTTTTTGGAGCAGGAATTGTTGCACATTTTATTTTTGGTTTAGGTTGGGATTTATCGTTTTTATTTTCAGGATTAATCATTGTTACCGGGCCAACCGTGATTACTCCAATTTTAAGAAATATTCCTCTAAAAAAGGATATTTCTACAGTTCTAAAATGGGAAGGAATTTTAATAGATCCAATAGGAGCATTAGTTGCTGTATTGGTTTTTGAGTTTATTAGTGTTGGAGGAGGAGGAGGATTTACTAAAACTGCATTAATGGAATTTGGAAAAATTTTATTATTTGGTACTAGTTTTGGATTTACATTTGCGCATGCATTAGCTTATGTTATCAACAAAAAATTAATTCCACATTATTTATTAAATGTTGTTTCTTTATCAACGGTATTACTAGTATTTGTAGAATCAGAAGTATTTGCTCATGAATCAGGTCTTTTAGCTGTTGTTGTAATGGGCATGGTTTTAGGAAATGGAAAACTTAAGAATATAAAAGAATTACTTTATTTTAAAGAATCTTTGAGTGTTTTGCTAATTTCTATGTTATTTATCTTGTTATCTGCAAATATTAATATCGAAGATTTAATGTTATTGTATACATGGAAAACAGTCTTGTTATTTGCAATCGTTGTTTTTGTAATTAGACCTCTGGCGGTATTTGCAAGTACTTATAAATCAAATCTAGAATTTAAAGAAAAATTATTTATTAGTTGGGTAGGGCCGAGAGGAATTGTAGCTGCAGGAATTGCTTCTTTATTTGGAAGTAAGTTATTGAAAGAAGGAGTGGAAGGTGCAGAATATATTACACCGTTGGTTTTTATGATTGTGCTAGGAACTGTGCTTTTAAATGCTACTACAGCAAGATTATTTGCAAAAATGATAGGGGTATTTCTAAAAAGTTCTGAGTCGATTCTTATTGTTGGTGCTTCAAGTCCATCAAGATTAATTGCTCGTTTTTTAAGAGATAAAGGGAAAAGAGTAGTATTGATTGATGCAAATAAAAACTTTATTGAAGAGGCTCTAAATGATGGTTTAGAAGCCTTTAATGTTAATGTTTACCAAGATAATTTAACCGATAATATAGAATTAAATGATGTTGGTTACCTAATAGCAATTACTGGTAGTGATGCTGTTAATAAACAAGCGCTAACTAATTTTTCTAAGATTTTTGGAGAACATGGCTCCTACAAAATAGCTTCTTCTGTTGAAACTAAAAATGCAACTATTGAAGAAAGAAAAAACTTTTTCACGCCTAATGATGATTTTATTAATTTATGTGAGGCTTATAGAGAGAATCCTATAATTAATGAAGTTAAAATAATTTCAGAGAAAGAATATTATAAAACATTAGATTTATTGGCTTTGGAGGAAAAATCAATTCCATTATTTATTGAAAAAGATAAAGGCTTGTATTTGGTTCCAGAATTTCAGAAAACAACAGAAGAAAGAAAAGAATTAGTGCTATCTTATTTAGGGAAAAAATTAGTGACTTAG
- the dnaX gene encoding DNA polymerase III subunit gamma/tau: MEHFIVSARKYRPKNFEDVVGQQAITNTLENAIKNNHLAQALLFTGPRGVGKTSCARILAKKINQHNVEISGDEDFAFNIFELDAASNNSVDDIRSLTDQVRIPPQTGKYKVYIIDEVHMLSQAAFNAFLKTLEEPPAHTIFILATTEKHKIIPTILSRCQIFDFKRIGVLDAKNYLKIICGKENITADDDALHIIAQKADGAMRDALSIFDRVVSFSGKNLTREAVTENLNVLDYDTYFNMTGLLLENKIPDVLNAFNTILGKGFEGHHFINGLASHFRDLLVAKDKATLALLEVGDTAKKKYLEQATKASIPFLMQSISKANDCDLNYRSSKNQRLLVELTLMQIASITFDGEKKKSANYIIPATFFQALSPAAKEISKPIQKKPEAVQSQKLEEPKPKVKTPVLKSAEKRSSSLSLKSIHQKKQEKKLVVEENFDNHPKTIFTEKLLQQFWKEYVDLLNKKGERSMASIVGTDVPRLKQHFKISFTVPNKLMQDQFKKGRPKLLNFLREKLNNYGIKIDAILNETVEKKFAYTPLEKFNKLKEKNPLLEKLRQSFELDM; the protein is encoded by the coding sequence ATGGAGCATTTTATAGTTTCTGCACGTAAATATCGTCCTAAAAATTTCGAGGATGTTGTTGGCCAACAAGCCATAACAAATACGTTAGAAAATGCTATAAAAAACAATCATTTAGCACAGGCTCTTTTATTTACAGGACCAAGAGGTGTAGGTAAAACTTCTTGTGCAAGAATCTTAGCAAAAAAAATAAATCAACACAATGTTGAAATTTCTGGAGATGAAGATTTTGCTTTTAATATTTTTGAACTGGATGCCGCCTCTAACAATTCTGTAGATGATATTAGAAGTTTAACAGACCAAGTTAGAATTCCGCCTCAAACAGGAAAATATAAGGTATATATTATTGATGAAGTTCACATGCTTTCGCAAGCAGCTTTTAATGCTTTTTTAAAGACATTAGAAGAGCCTCCTGCACATACTATTTTTATTTTAGCGACCACAGAAAAGCATAAAATAATTCCGACTATTTTATCACGTTGTCAAATTTTTGATTTCAAAAGAATTGGAGTTTTAGATGCTAAAAATTATCTAAAAATAATTTGTGGAAAAGAAAATATAACAGCGGATGATGATGCTCTGCACATTATCGCTCAAAAGGCAGATGGAGCCATGAGAGATGCTTTATCAATTTTTGATCGAGTGGTTAGCTTTTCTGGAAAAAACTTAACACGTGAAGCCGTTACAGAAAACCTGAATGTATTAGATTATGATACTTATTTTAATATGACAGGTTTGTTATTAGAAAACAAAATACCAGATGTATTAAATGCGTTTAATACTATTTTAGGAAAAGGATTTGAAGGACATCATTTTATAAATGGATTAGCAAGTCATTTTAGAGATTTGTTAGTTGCCAAAGACAAAGCAACATTGGCCTTGTTAGAGGTAGGTGACACAGCAAAAAAGAAGTATTTAGAGCAAGCTACCAAAGCGAGTATTCCTTTTTTAATGCAATCCATTAGCAAAGCAAATGATTGTGATTTAAACTACAGATCTAGTAAAAATCAGCGATTACTGGTAGAATTAACCTTAATGCAAATTGCCTCTATCACTTTTGATGGAGAAAAAAAAAAGTCAGCTAACTACATAATTCCTGCTACTTTTTTCCAAGCACTTTCGCCAGCTGCAAAAGAAATATCGAAACCAATTCAGAAAAAACCTGAAGCCGTTCAGTCTCAAAAATTAGAAGAACCAAAGCCAAAAGTTAAAACACCTGTTTTAAAGTCTGCAGAAAAACGTTCTTCTTCTCTTTCTTTAAAGAGTATCCATCAGAAAAAACAAGAAAAAAAATTAGTTGTTGAAGAAAATTTCGATAACCACCCAAAAACTATTTTTACAGAAAAATTATTACAACAATTCTGGAAAGAGTATGTGGATTTATTGAATAAAAAAGGAGAACGAAGTATGGCTTCGATTGTAGGTACTGATGTTCCTAGACTAAAACAACATTTCAAAATTTCTTTTACGGTTCCTAATAAATTAATGCAAGATCAATTTAAAAAAGGAAGACCAAAACTATTAAACTTTTTAAGGGAAAAACTAAATAATTATGGAATTAAAATTGATGCTATTTTAAACGAAACAGTAGAAAAAAAGTTTGCTTATACGCCTTTGGAGAAATTTAACAAATTGAAAGAGAAAAACCCACTTTTAGAAAAACTACGCCAATCTTTTGAATTAGATATGTAG
- the msrA gene encoding peptide-methionine (S)-S-oxide reductase MsrA, which produces MKIIKSVFTFTAIFFLISCLGFSKKEEVTKTTFIQTKETKVAYFASGCFWCVEAIFESVKGVEEAVSGYAGGHTLNPTYKSIGTGNTGHSETVAVYYNPTKVSFETLVTVYFGSHDPTTVNGQHPDYGSQYRSIAFYSNDKEKNIIENTIYKLNKDIYKGKIATEVIQHTKFYEAEEYHQDFERRNPNQGYVKAVSVPRLNKFKKKFPELLKKNGH; this is translated from the coding sequence ATGAAAATTATTAAATCAGTTTTTACTTTTACGGCCATTTTTTTTCTAATTTCTTGTTTGGGTTTTTCCAAGAAGGAAGAAGTTACGAAAACAACTTTTATACAAACTAAAGAAACCAAAGTTGCTTATTTTGCTAGTGGTTGTTTTTGGTGTGTAGAAGCTATTTTTGAGAGTGTAAAAGGAGTAGAGGAAGCAGTTTCTGGTTATGCTGGAGGACATACATTAAATCCTACATACAAATCAATAGGAACTGGGAACACAGGACATTCAGAAACAGTTGCTGTATATTACAACCCCACAAAAGTAAGTTTTGAAACCTTGGTTACAGTTTATTTTGGCTCTCACGATCCAACAACTGTAAATGGGCAACATCCAGATTATGGATCACAATATAGATCCATTGCTTTTTATTCAAATGATAAAGAAAAAAACATTATTGAAAACACAATCTATAAATTAAACAAAGACATCTATAAGGGTAAAATCGCTACAGAAGTTATTCAACATACAAAGTTTTATGAGGCAGAGGAATACCATCAAGATTTTGAGAGAAGAAATCCCAACCAAGGATATGTAAAAGCTGTTTCTGTGCCAAGATTAAATAAATTTAAAAAGAAGTTTCCTGAGCTATTGAAAAAAAATGGACATTAA